CACCCTTCAAAACCTGAGACAGCTGTGACCCAGTCAGCAGTTTGCTCACaaggagtgggccaaaatacctgtcaacaggtgcagaagtctcaatgagagttacagaaattgCTTCAAAtggttgtgcaacaaaatattaagggTGCCATAAATTTCATCCAGGCCAGTtacattagtttgttttttaaaatacttctgTTGAACctcaattcaaaagcaatgtccgattttcattagttaattttcagtaattttttctttattacttttgtttcaagttatttcagtgaccactGTAGATTTTacccccccccaaataaatagttaattacttaattactttatgaattactattaatcaatacaatttaaataatctcaaatttaataactgctgtagcaactgaatttccccttggcgattaataaagtacttcttcttattcttcttcTAAAGTAGTTGATATTTTGAGTTAAATTTCAGAAAGGAAGTATATTATCACTGAAATTCAGAGTAAGTTTACCTTTAAAATGTAACTATAATGTAAATGGCAACATGAAAATCAGACTCACCTCTTACCATCTCCCAAGAATCACCAGCCAGAAAAGATGTCAGTCATAGGGTGGGCTACAAATGACAACATAATTCAAACTATATTTACATAATAAACCTACTAAATAAACCAAATTTCTTGCCCCGGTCCCAGGCCTGGGatcaaaattgtatttccagatttattaaaaaagatcgaattatcacagcgacaacagtttcttaatgtttaacaagagtacaaatattggaaaaacacTAGTTCTTACCTTTACTGTCGTGTTACATCatacatgtactgaaacatcatagtgcatccatgttttagtccGAAAGACATATTAtccctgagtaaatccataaaaccatcgtcctcctcataaaaagttttaatccggttcgttttacggttgatttcgtcgtttattcaataaagattgacatGGCAAGCTTCTGTGAAGCACATAATCCCTCAATCATATTTGGTCGATACGTTTTACAGGGTAAGTAAACATGAAACCAATAGGAATCAACACTGAGAGCAAATCCCAGGCAGGGGGAGAGGACAACTTCTAATgaacaaatatttcatattttacagcgtgaaataataaactgggaagcttttcctttaaacgacaccaaggtcatcaatataacccttaaaatgtaaagacaacagctagtttaatttgggtctGCATTGTTCGGCCTTGTCCAGAAAAAGGGGCGGGGTAACTAACAAAAACCACAAGACAACTCAATCCACCCTGCCTGATTTTATCCGGAGGCTTCTCCTTAAATCTGTCTAGTTCTAGTCATAATGATGTAACCCATCCATGACTGTAGTTATGTTAAATACATGaggaatatttaaaaaaaaaaaaaaacagtacctCAAAACTAAACAGCAATGCTGCAATTTGCTAATTCAACGTGTATCTTGTGCATTTTACTATATTATTACAATGCCACCCGGTCTATTTTAATGAACCCAAAAACTAACTCATTTGACGTCGGAAATAATGTTCAGtttctttcctctttgcttATAAGGGTAAAGTGAATTGTGCCATATGCCACACGCAGCAGACATAGGTTTAGCTGAAATGGATTGTACAATAAACACAAGCGGCAGACTTTTCAGTTCTTTGCATTTATTAAGAATGTAAAAGTATAGCATAATGATGAGTCCAAACAGAGGCAGAATTTAGGCAAAACATTTTCCTATATTAGGAGCGTCGATCTAGAACCAAAAAATGAAGGGAGCAATTGTGGAAACCAGAAGAGCATACACTTGAAATGAATGTCAAGAATGATACATCTTAAAAAGATTTTGCTTCCTAGTAAAACCCTGATTTAAGGGAACTGTACGTATAAGGGCCAAACCAGTGAtgcaaatgtgaaaagaaaagaaaaagaagaatgcaAAGGCAAATGGAAACATCATTTCTCTTCAGTCCTTCCTCAGTGGTATAGTCTCCTCTTTAATGCCCTCTTTTGTGATGACACAGATTCGAAGGGCATCTCCAGTATAGacatctctctctgcagctgagATGAAGACATCTTTGACCAGCTGAACTGCCTTGTCCTGAGTCAGAGGGACATGTTGCACACCCTCCATATTCTTAAAACCAATCTGGTGGTGGAATATGTTGAAAACTGAGTTAGACATGAATTTAACATATCCACCATAAAGAAACTTGACAGCAACATTGCACATTTGTTGCATGCAAATTATCTACCTGGTTGTCAAGTAGTGGCTGTAGCATGGCACTTGCTGATCCTCCAGCCTTGTAGGTGTCTCTCTGGTAGGAACCCACTGGGTCAAAGCTGTACACTGCTCCCTTGCCtacattataaatattaataataaaaaacgtCCAATTATTTGAAAATTATGCAAGGCCCACACCACCCACAAACACCTGATGCACTGACAAAGCATAAGGCTATTCACTTGCGCTGCAACTACGCAGCTCACATGCATTATCATCATACAGTCTATTTAGAAGTCCTGTGACCGTTTTTCATCATGGGACTGTATACTCCAGCTGAACAAATGCCATCAAACTTTCAAAACCCTTCCCCTATATGAAGTTTATGGGTACTATATCTTTTGCCAACATCTTTGAGATGAGGGCCATTGTTTGCTTTGCACAGTGATGACCAAACTTACTTCAGGTGTCAGTGCTCACGAAGTGACTGCAGATCGCATCCAGCTATATGACGGATGCCTCTCCTTCAAATGGCTGTGCAGAACTGTTGCGATATAACTTAACCTGGCCTTAGGTTTTTtacttgtttctgctgtttgtatttGGTGCTGTAGTAAAATGCTATACTGACGCTGTTAATGTGTTATTTCCAGTTACTGGTAAAAGCAAATAAAGCAAAACTGtggctctttgtttttaaagccaaaatCATAGTTGCATGaaccattatttttttaaatttaatgattattcaaatattcaaacatCATTGCCCATCCCTACATTCTAAATTCTATATGACACACAACAGACTAGGTTCTCAAAGTGTAATTATgtgctaaacacacacaggccaatCAAAACGATcaagaaggaaaataaataaatcacaacaCATTAGTTTTATCTTAGTAGGTGAACATACCGTCCTCATCGAGTCCTCCAATAATGTTGTAGACGTAGTAGGGAAAGAATCTCCTGCTGTATAGGATGGTGGACAACATGGCAGCAATGGCTCCACTGGTCATCGTCTTATTGTTTGAGTGTTTGTACATCTGAGAGAGCAAACAGATCATTAGCTAAACTGTTAGTAACAATAAAGTGACTTGTCACATCAACTTTAGGTCTTAGATGGGTGCAGAATGGAAGTCAGTACACCTAAAGAGAAGTAACTAAGATCACATCGTTGTTAATTATCTAGTGCTTGTGCAAGAGCAACGAGACCTCACAGAAAAATATCTGTtatgtatagataatggacaCAGCATAattcaaactgaaaaagaaaaatgcaactgTTAAGACTGTTTGACGTCTGTTGCTCCCTGGagactgtttccgggtaagtgaatcacgtcctattgcaagcgtgttgtgatgtatagttcatctacagagtagcaacagactagcttttGTCTGACACACCTAAAAattaactaaactctaaacaattcattaaccgctacaattcaattcaattttatttgtatagcgccaaatcacaacacaaatcatctcaaggcactttataaaaactaaaaacccaacaaatcccttatgagcaagcacttggcgacagtggagaggaaaaactccctttaacggaagaaaaaacctccagcagaaccgggctcagtttgggcggccatctgcctcgaccggttggggtgagtggatagaggagagagaaaagaacagcaacaataaacaacaaatagatactccaggctgacaaaaagtcacagctctgttgagcccagtgttcccttagctctcagcagtgatgactttatgagtttctttacaaataaaatcacaactattacataaaattcagcagatgcttcctatacctgctataaattaatcttctactacagtagctcttgaatcatctgtaagacctcagttatgctgagactgcttctctcccatagatctctctgaatttacatcagtagttgcttcatctaaatcattgTCTCTCTTAGATCCCATCTCAACTAGACTACTTATAGACACCCTcccattaattaactcatctttattagacttggtaaatgtatctctagtatcaggctatgtaccacagtcctttaagactgcagtaatcaaacccttatttcaaaaagcctagtcttgatccaggagtcttggctaattatagaccaatacccaacctaccatttatttctaaaatcctagaaaaagctgttgctaagcaaaCTAttagaccacttacacaggaatgaactatttgaagattttcaatcaggatttagagcacatcaaaGTACAgcaacagcactgttaaaagtcactaacgatcttctcttagcctcagtgaatgg
The Mastacembelus armatus chromosome 3, fMasArm1.2, whole genome shotgun sequence DNA segment above includes these coding regions:
- the psmb1 gene encoding proteasome subunit beta type-1 is translated as MLSAPTFADTGKMKEYHYMGPVEHRFSPYAFNGGTVLAVAGEDFAIVASDTRLSEGYSIHSRDSPKCYKLTDTTVIGCSGFHGDCLTLTKIIDARLKMYKHSNNKTMTSGAIAAMLSTILYSRRFFPYYVYNIIGGLDEDGKGAVYSFDPVGSYQRDTYKAGGSASAMLQPLLDNQIGFKNMEGVQHVPLTQDKAVQLVKDVFISAAERDVYTGDALRICVITKEGIKEETIPLRKD